The Xenopus tropicalis strain Nigerian chromosome 2, UCB_Xtro_10.0, whole genome shotgun sequence genome window below encodes:
- the LOC100489379 gene encoding putative tripartite motif-containing protein 75, with amino-acid sequence MAAASLSEKLRCSLCLSIFRDPVMLPCAHLFCNECISTSLDHQRKSGIYICPVCRAELRQRPLLQKNLKLSNIVEHYLSFQQKEEDPEVCIMSSGLAGQTYQHDLKNHSKSEKLTEPTVSLEKNKCQIHNEFLQYFCSEDSAFICMSCSRICKHHGHRMELMTEAFQKKRKTLCDFLKKIHIRTEETEKKLQRLQEREKRVQGKATEIKERVATLFKDIREEILTLEYNIISEVTRQEKQVSFTVNKLIHRLEMETADLQAKRCHVEQLCSMTDPLALLKQTAINTDLGKKRSDNTIDELDEVSIAVELQKSFSKLSDVIPKLKRARGFLVEDASDMILNVDTADLNIALSPDLRNASYCKEKHSRPHHPERFMTQQVLSTKQFSSGQHYWQVKSGNAGDWYLGVAYNSVERKGDTSYIGSNNKSWCLSWVDKEFIADHDDEHEVIKTESSTLHFGIYLDYEGGQLSFYELSEPIKHLYTFRATFTEPLHAAFYIDEGCWLQIGN; translated from the coding sequence ATGGCAGCTGCTAGTCTAAGTGAAAAACTTAGGTGCTCTCTATGCCTGAGCATCTTTAGAGATCCTGTGATGCTACCTTGTGCTCATCTTTTCTGTAATGAATGTATTTCGACCAGTCTTGACCATCAACGGAAGTCTGGAATTTACATTTGTCCTGTATGCAGAGCTGAGTTGAGACAGCGGCCGTTGCTACAGAAAAATCTGAAGCTCTCTAACATTGTGGAACATTACCTTTCCTTTCAGCAAAAAGAGGAAGATCCAGAAGTCTGCATCATGTCATCTGGACTTGCTGGGCAAACATATCAGCATGATCTGAAAAACCACAGTAAGTCAGAGAAGCTAACTGAACCCactgtttctttggaaaaaaataaatgtcagatCCATAATGAATTCTTACAGTATTTTTGCTCTGAGGATTCTGCATTTATCTGTATGAGCTGCAGCAGAATTTGCAAACACCATGGACACAGGATGGAGCTTATGACAGAGGCATTCCAGAAAAAGAGGAAAACCCTGTGCGATTTTCTGAAGAAAATACATATACGAACAGAGGAGACTGAGAAAAAACTGCAGAGACTGCAGGAACGTGAAAAGAGGGTACAAGGAAAAGCAACTGAAATAAAAGAAAGGGTGGCAACTCTGTTTAAAGACATAAGGGAAGAGATTTTGACCTTAGAATATAACATTATAAGTGAAGTTACTAGACAGGAAAAGCAGGTTTCTTTCACTGTGAACAAGTTAATCCACAGGTTAGAAATGGAAACAGCAGATCTGCAGGCAAAAAGGTGCCATGTTGAGCAGCTCTGTAGTATGACAGACCCATTAGCCCTACTAAAGCAAACTGCAATCAACACTGACCTTGGGAAAAAACGTTCTGATAACACTATAGATGAGCTGGATGAGGTAAGCATTGCAGTGGAATTGCAGAAAAGCTTCTCCAAACTCTCTGATGTTATTCCAAAACTAAAAAGAGCCAGAGGTTTTCTTGTGGAAGATGCATCTGATATGATTCTAAATGTTGACACAGCTGACCTAAACATTGCTCTTTCACCGGATTTAAGAAATGCCTCTTACTGCAAGGAAAAGCATTCACGGCCTCATCATCCAGAGAGGTTTATGACTCAACAAGTATTGAGCACAAAGCAATTCTCTTCAGGACAGCATTACTGGCAAGTCAAAAGTGGGAATGCAGGGGACTGGTACTTAGGTGTGGCATACAATAGTGTCGAGCGGAAAGGTGACACGTCATACATTGGAAGCAATAACAAGTCTTGGTGCTTAAGCTGGGTGGATAAAGAATTTATAGCAGATCATGATGATGAACATGAAGTAATAAAAACTGAGTCATCAACATTACATTTTGGGATATATCTGGACTATGAAGGAGGGCAGTTATCTTTTTATGAACTATCAGAACCAATCAAACATTTATATACCTTTAGGGCAACTTTCACTGAACCTCTTCATGCAGCCTTTTATATAGATGAGGGCTGCTGGCTACAAATTGGCAATTAA
- the LOC100489074 gene encoding E3 ubiquitin/ISG15 ligase TRIM25: protein MASAGLNDELTCSICLSIYKDPVMLPCGHNFCDHCIVHTMDSQTGSGIYTCPECRAVFKQRPSLQKNLKLSNIVERYLCTQPKETKSEVFCSYCIASPVLAVKTCLHCEASMCDMHLTTHSKSEKHVLIEPTAFKEEGNKCLIHNELLKYFCPQDSALICLSCSKEGKHHRHSWELISDAFEKKKTTLLDFLQKLNLRRTENQKQLSMLQERKKKEEGRASDMKERVAALFSDIREEVLALENKVINEIIRQEEKVSHPLADLIQRFEIEKADLYAKKCHIEKLCSVKDPLTLLKQPAITSDLGKKHLEVADISNFDGLTIDVTLQKGLSRLTDTIPKLKLSRGFYTEDESDMILNVNTADPNIALSPHLRRASYCQNEVSRPHHPERFMTQQVLSKNKFSSGQHYWEVKCANTGDWYIGVTYNSVKRKGDRSCMGNNYKSWCLRWEDQEFSADHDDESEDLYIEPSTFHFGIYLDYEGGCLSFYELSEPVKHLYSFKADFTEPLYAGFYIGEDSWIYIGK, encoded by the coding sequence ATGGCTTCTGCTGGTCTGAACGATGAGCTTACCTGCTCTATATGCCTGAGCATCTATAAAGATCCTGTAATGCTACCGTGTGGGCATAACTTTTGTGATCACTGCATTGTGCATACTATGGACAGCCAGACAGGATCTGGGATTTACActtgccctgaatgcagagcAGTGTTTAAGCAGCGGCCATCTCTGCAGAAAAACCTGAAGCTGAGTAACATTGTAGAACGTTATCTTTGTACTCAGCCAAAGGAGACAAAATCTGAGGTCTTTTGTTCTTACTGCATTGCTTCACCAGTGCTTGCTGTGAAAACATGTCTTCATTGCGAAGCTTCCATGTGTGATATGCACCTGACAACCCACAGTAAGTCTGAAAAACATGTCTTAATTGAACCCACTGCCTTCAAGGAAGAAGGAAATAAATGCCTAATCCATAATGAGCTTCTAAAGTACTTTTGCCCTCAAGATTCTGCACTGATCTGTTTAAGCTGCTCCAAAGAAGGTAAACACCACAGACACAGTTGGGAACTGATAAGTGAtgcatttgagaaaaaaaagacaaCGCTGTTAGATTTTCTCCAGAAATTAAATTTAAGAAGAACTGAAAATCAAAAACAACTATCGATGCTGCAGGAGCgcaaaaagaaagaagaaggcAGGGCAAGTGACATGAAAGAAAGGGTGGCTGCACTGTTCAGTGACATAAGAGAAGAGGTCTTGGCACTAGAAAATAAGGTAATAAATGAAATCATTAGACAAGAAGAAAAAGTCTCACATCCCCTGGCTGATCTAATCCAGAGGTTTGAAATTGAAAAAGCTGATCTGTATGCCAAAAAGTGTCACATTGAGAAGCTGTGTAGTGTCAAAGATCCACTAACCCTACTAAAGCAACCTGCCATCACAAGtgatttgggaaaaaaacatttggagGTAGCCGATATCTCTAATTTTGATGGACTAACAATTGATGTGACATTGCAGAAAGGTCTCTCAAGACTGACTGACACTATTCCCAAACTCAAACTATCGAGGGGTTTTTATACAGAAGATGAATCTGACATGATTCTGAATGTTAATACAGCTGACCCAAACATTGCTCTTTCACCTCACTTACGACGTGCATCTTATTGCCAGAATGAAGTCTCACGGCCTCATCACCCAGAGAGATTCATGACTCAACAAGTGCTAAGCAAAAATAAATTTTCCTCAGGACAGCATTATTGGGAAGTAAAATGTGCCAATACAGGAGACTGGTACATAGGTGTGACATATAACAGTGTCAAAAGAAAAGGTGACAGATCATGTATGGGAAACAATTACAAGTCTTGGTGCTTAAGGTGGGAGGATCAAGAATTTTCAGCAGACCATGATGATGAGTCAGAAGATTTATATATAGAACCATCCACTTTCCATTTTGGGATATATCTGGACTATGAGGGTGGGTGTTTGTCTTTTTATGAATTATCTGAACCAGTCAAACATTTATATAGTTTCAAGGCAGATTTCACAGAACCTCTGTATGCTGGCTTCTATATTGGGGAAGATAGCTGGATCTATATTGGGAAATAA